The following proteins are co-located in the Paludibaculum fermentans genome:
- a CDS encoding FAD-dependent monooxygenase translates to MLHPSSTPSTPPPIAGEHPQLHQPECLPAATEVLIVGAGPTGMALAIALQQAGVKHVIIDKLQQGLNTSRAGVIHAHTLEMLESLGVSRQLVQLGIPLSNFCIRNRQGVLLKLQFNPLPTPYHYLLMLPQDLTEKVLSDRLTALGGHIFRGVTATAVTQDPAGVSVTLATPSGPASLRAQYVVGADGMHSIVRAAAGIGFEGGTYEESFVLADVRMDWALANEVSLFFSPLGLVVVAPLPNGIFRVVATVHQAPEQPGVDDIQALLDSRGPAAGTDKVKEVLWSSRFRLHHRVANDYRNGRLLVMGDAAHVHSPAGGQGMNTGLVDAVVLGQLLARAVRAADGSAILDTYRKMRRPAASRVLALAGRLTTLATLRGAAKLALRNGLLSFINRLPFVRRRIAMELSGLSRRSFAQLPAAIAQSPAAVAPVPNHTVAARLPDCPS, encoded by the coding sequence ATGCTGCATCCATCGTCGACCCCATCCACTCCTCCGCCGATCGCAGGAGAACACCCTCAGCTCCATCAGCCGGAATGCCTCCCGGCCGCCACCGAAGTCCTCATCGTCGGCGCCGGCCCAACCGGCATGGCCCTCGCCATTGCCCTGCAACAGGCCGGAGTGAAGCACGTCATCATCGACAAATTACAGCAGGGCCTCAACACCTCCCGAGCTGGCGTAATCCACGCCCATACCCTCGAAATGCTGGAATCCCTCGGAGTTTCACGGCAATTGGTGCAACTCGGCATACCGCTCAGCAACTTCTGCATCCGCAATCGCCAGGGAGTCCTCCTGAAACTCCAGTTCAATCCGCTCCCCACCCCTTACCACTACCTGCTCATGCTCCCCCAGGACCTCACCGAAAAGGTGCTCAGCGACCGCCTCACCGCCCTGGGCGGACACATCTTCCGCGGAGTCACCGCCACCGCCGTCACCCAGGATCCCGCCGGCGTCTCGGTCACTCTGGCCACCCCCTCCGGACCCGCCTCCCTTCGTGCCCAATATGTGGTCGGAGCCGATGGCATGCACAGCATCGTGCGCGCCGCCGCCGGCATCGGCTTCGAAGGCGGGACCTACGAGGAGTCCTTCGTCCTCGCCGACGTACGCATGGATTGGGCGCTCGCTAACGAAGTCTCCCTCTTCTTCTCCCCCTTGGGCCTCGTCGTCGTGGCGCCGCTGCCCAATGGCATCTTCCGCGTAGTGGCCACCGTCCACCAGGCGCCGGAGCAACCCGGAGTGGACGACATCCAGGCTCTGCTCGACTCACGCGGACCCGCGGCCGGCACAGACAAGGTGAAAGAGGTCCTCTGGAGCTCGCGCTTCCGCCTGCACCACCGCGTGGCCAACGACTACCGGAACGGCCGCCTGCTCGTCATGGGTGACGCCGCCCATGTCCACAGCCCCGCGGGCGGCCAGGGCATGAACACCGGTCTGGTGGATGCCGTCGTTCTCGGCCAACTGCTCGCCAGGGCCGTCCGCGCGGCGGATGGCTCCGCGATCCTCGACACCTACCGGAAAATGCGCCGCCCGGCGGCAAGCCGCGTCCTGGCTCTGGCCGGCCGTCTCACCACGCTCGCCACCCTGCGCGGCGCGGCGAAACTCGCCCTGCGCAATGGCCTTCTGTCCTTCATCAACAGATTGCCCTTCGTGCGCCGCCGCATCGCCATGGAGCTTTCCGGCCTCAGCCGCAGGTCGTTTGCCCAGCTCCCGGCCGCCATCGCGCAATCACCCGCCGCGGTCGCCCCGGTTCCAAATCACACCGTGGCCGCCCGTCTCCCTGACTGTCCGTCGTGA
- a CDS encoding type IV toxin-antitoxin system AbiEi family antitoxin domain-containing protein, whose protein sequence is MGGQNQGKLNWLQHNLPDGLVVDAGWLERHGVSRQLRHKYILNRWLVALGRGVYRRPDLSEEAEPIAWQQLVISLNVLLQVPVSAGGRTALELQGFQRYVAAQGAREAHVFSNAALPGWVSKVPVDARLVFHRATKLFRNGSIPPYSALTGATAPAASAGVTQLVLGHSKWPLTVSTPERAILELLDEVPKRETFHQADVLIEGLRNLSPRRLQGLLVDCRSVQVKRLFFWFAERHRHSWLAKLDRTAVDLGRGKRMVVREGRLDSKYGITVPEELSGGL, encoded by the coding sequence ATGGGTGGTCAAAACCAGGGAAAGTTAAACTGGCTACAGCACAACCTCCCGGACGGGTTGGTGGTCGATGCCGGCTGGCTGGAACGGCACGGGGTCTCACGCCAGCTCCGGCACAAGTACATCCTGAACCGCTGGCTGGTCGCCTTAGGCCGGGGGGTGTATCGAAGGCCGGACTTGTCAGAAGAAGCCGAACCGATCGCATGGCAACAGTTGGTGATCTCCCTGAATGTTCTGCTGCAGGTTCCTGTGTCGGCCGGCGGCAGGACCGCGCTCGAGTTGCAGGGCTTCCAGCGCTATGTCGCGGCCCAGGGTGCGCGCGAAGCGCATGTGTTTAGCAACGCGGCGCTGCCGGGCTGGGTGTCGAAGGTGCCGGTTGATGCGCGCCTGGTGTTCCACCGGGCGACGAAGCTCTTCCGGAATGGCTCGATCCCGCCCTACAGCGCTCTCACCGGTGCGACCGCGCCCGCGGCGAGCGCCGGCGTGACGCAGTTGGTTTTGGGGCACTCGAAATGGCCGCTGACGGTCTCGACACCCGAGCGCGCCATCCTGGAACTGCTGGATGAGGTGCCGAAGCGCGAGACCTTTCATCAGGCAGATGTACTGATCGAGGGACTGCGTAATCTGAGTCCGCGGCGGCTGCAGGGGTTGCTGGTTGATTGCCGGAGCGTCCAGGTGAAGCGCCTATTCTTCTGGTTTGCGGAACGGCACAGGCATTCCTGGCTGGCGAAGCTGGATCGAACGGCTGTCGACCTTGGGCGGGGGAAGCGGATGGTGGTGCGCGAAGGAAGGTTGGATTCGAAGTATGGCATTACTGTGCCGGAGGAGTTGAGTGGGGGTCTCTGA
- a CDS encoding reverse transcriptase domain-containing protein, giving the protein MISAVDTIARPDFLKKAWDALRKENKQSKDILEESMSSFESNLDTHLKNISSQLARRAYRFAPVKAVFIPKPDGSKRALKVFAIRDRVVAKAVQLVLKGKVPDPACSFGSIEGRSVKGAISRISALYNSGHTWVLEADLSKFFDNIDRSILFRQYLRHYRCRSLLGLIEDSSTPMVGNLDRMSTKDRELLPPAHVGIPQGSALSPMLANLYLREFDLEMEKSGFKLIRYVDDFIVMCKSKAEAEAAYGRCVDILEGRLHLKLHPLSPPLAEKAKTRIFKYIQGFVFLGVRFEGGRIYPARKSVATVKEAIGEICRQRGSRKTLAVALNALDQTVCGWCQAYAFCHSRDEYQLLDKHLQIEVNGLFRALQLLDGGRTLSLGQLRRVGVRTFSSTRDKVAAHRR; this is encoded by the coding sequence TTGATTTCGGCTGTCGATACCATTGCCCGGCCCGATTTTCTCAAAAAAGCCTGGGACGCGCTTCGCAAAGAGAATAAGCAGTCCAAAGACATCCTAGAAGAGTCGATGTCAAGCTTCGAGTCGAATCTAGACACGCACCTAAAGAACATATCTTCACAACTCGCACGCAGAGCTTACCGATTTGCGCCCGTGAAGGCCGTCTTCATCCCAAAACCTGATGGCTCCAAGCGCGCACTTAAGGTATTTGCAATTAGAGACCGAGTTGTGGCCAAAGCAGTTCAACTCGTTCTCAAGGGCAAAGTGCCAGACCCTGCATGCAGCTTCGGATCCATCGAAGGCCGTAGCGTCAAGGGCGCAATCAGTCGCATAAGCGCTTTGTACAACAGTGGGCATACATGGGTTCTGGAAGCGGATTTAAGCAAATTCTTCGATAACATTGACCGATCTATATTGTTCCGTCAGTACTTGCGGCACTACAGGTGCAGAAGCCTGCTTGGACTGATCGAAGACTCATCGACGCCAATGGTTGGCAATCTCGATCGGATGAGTACTAAAGACCGAGAGCTTTTGCCGCCCGCGCATGTCGGCATACCGCAGGGATCGGCGCTCTCGCCGATGCTGGCAAATTTGTACCTGCGTGAATTTGACTTGGAGATGGAGAAGAGTGGGTTCAAGCTTATTCGGTATGTGGACGATTTCATAGTGATGTGCAAATCCAAAGCGGAAGCGGAGGCCGCCTACGGACGCTGTGTAGATATCTTGGAGGGACGTCTACACCTGAAACTCCATCCTCTCAGTCCACCATTGGCAGAAAAGGCGAAAACTAGAATATTCAAGTATATTCAAGGATTCGTATTTCTTGGCGTGCGCTTCGAAGGCGGACGGATTTATCCAGCGCGTAAATCTGTAGCCACTGTCAAGGAAGCAATTGGGGAAATATGTAGACAGCGCGGGAGTCGCAAGACATTGGCAGTAGCTTTGAATGCACTTGATCAGACTGTTTGTGGCTGGTGTCAGGCATATGCCTTTTGTCACTCGCGAGACGAATATCAGCTTCTTGATAAACATCTGCAAATTGAAGTCAATGGCCTCTTTCGGGCACTGCAATTACTTGATGGAGGAAGAACGCTAAGCCTCGGTCAATTGCGCCGTGTGGGCGTTCGGACATTTTCCTCGACGAGAGATAAAGTAGCTGCACATCGCAGATAG
- a CDS encoding PadR family transcriptional regulator, with protein sequence MPKSRNDKLQGTLTLLVLRTLASRGALHGYGLCEHIHTVSDELLQVEEGSLYPALHRMEQDGWITAEWLVTNKGRSAKFYSITARGQQQLADEEATWDRLTRGVGRVLRYS encoded by the coding sequence ATGCCAAAGAGCCGGAACGATAAACTGCAGGGCACCCTGACGCTGCTGGTGCTGCGCACGCTCGCATCGCGCGGGGCGTTGCATGGATATGGTTTGTGCGAGCACATCCACACGGTCTCGGATGAGCTGCTGCAGGTGGAGGAGGGTTCGCTGTATCCCGCTCTGCACCGGATGGAGCAAGACGGGTGGATCACAGCGGAGTGGCTGGTGACCAACAAGGGCCGGAGCGCCAAGTTCTACTCGATTACCGCTCGCGGGCAGCAACAACTCGCCGATGAAGAGGCCACCTGGGATCGATTGACGCGCGGGGTTGGGCGCGTGCTGCGGTACTCGTGA
- a CDS encoding ABC transporter permease yields MPWYRRWRNVFRAERLDDELERELQYHLAETVGRLTEAGWPEREAMREARRRLGNYTLQKERTRAMNVAGWLDETRADVVFGLRQLRRNPGFAAVAILSLALGIGANTAIFQLVNAIRLKTLPVQQPEQLVTIGFQEGATRAGWWPTRDAVMTHTVWSEIRGRQQAFSELLGWSAARFNLADGGEPRMAEGLFVSGNFFRLLGVDAMLGRTFTAEDDSAACPAGAVVSYAFWQRELGGDAGVLGRSVRLDGHAVPVIGVTPPAFFGVEVGRRYDVAVPLCEDRVMSEDGRGRAPDLAAWWMSAMGRLKPGWTVQKADAHLRALSAEVMRASLPTGYQAELAKRFLANRLTAVAAEKGTSGLRAEYERPLWLLMAATGLVLLIACANLANLLLARATVRAQEIAVRLAIGASRWRLIRQLLAESLLLAVSGAVLGAGLALGLSRGLISFLSTAGNPVFVDVALDWQVLSFAAMLSLITCVLFGLLPAWRGTRLAPASAMRGGGARGATAGREQFALRRALLAAQVALSLVLLVGALLFVRSLHNLMTVDTGFQSQGILAVFVDYNRAHYPLERRASIAKELSNRLAGVPGVLSAAHVDMIPLGGGTWDNLVGVQNAAVAGGGRTAFFNRVSPGYFRTLGTRLAAGRDFNEQDTLTAPKVAIVNEVFAKRLFGGANPVGRTFHMAAGAGQAEPVFEIVGLAANTKYESLKEEFRPIAYFPIAQNARPGGNATFLLRVTGPVGRVMGAAQAAVVSMNAAMGVECRPLSRQLEESLLREKLLAMLSGAFGFLAALLATLGLYGVIAYMVARRRNEIGVRMALGANRVQVIRLVLREAFVLLGIGLPIGLVLSMWAGKAAASLLYGLPAQDYVSLAAASLLLGLIAFVASYVPARRAAALDPVSTLRGE; encoded by the coding sequence ATGCCCTGGTACCGGCGTTGGCGCAATGTGTTTCGGGCGGAACGGCTCGATGACGAGTTGGAACGAGAGCTGCAGTATCACCTGGCCGAGACGGTCGGCCGGCTGACGGAGGCTGGTTGGCCCGAGCGTGAAGCGATGCGTGAGGCGCGGCGGCGACTGGGCAATTACACCCTGCAGAAGGAGAGGACCCGGGCTATGAATGTGGCCGGATGGCTGGATGAAACGCGCGCCGATGTGGTGTTCGGCTTGCGGCAGTTGAGGCGGAATCCCGGATTTGCGGCGGTGGCGATTCTCTCGCTGGCGCTGGGGATTGGGGCGAATACGGCGATTTTCCAACTGGTGAATGCGATCCGGTTGAAGACGCTGCCGGTGCAGCAACCGGAGCAACTGGTGACGATTGGATTCCAGGAGGGGGCGACGCGCGCGGGGTGGTGGCCGACTCGCGACGCGGTGATGACCCATACGGTGTGGTCAGAGATCCGAGGCCGGCAACAGGCGTTTTCCGAACTGCTGGGGTGGAGCGCGGCCCGGTTCAACCTGGCCGACGGCGGCGAACCGCGCATGGCGGAAGGGCTCTTTGTGAGCGGCAACTTCTTCCGCCTGTTGGGCGTGGACGCGATGCTGGGGCGTACGTTCACGGCTGAGGACGACAGCGCGGCCTGCCCGGCGGGGGCGGTGGTGAGCTATGCGTTCTGGCAGCGGGAACTGGGCGGTGACGCGGGCGTGCTGGGCCGGAGTGTGCGGCTGGACGGACATGCGGTGCCGGTGATTGGCGTGACGCCGCCGGCGTTCTTCGGCGTGGAGGTGGGCCGGCGGTATGACGTGGCCGTGCCGCTGTGTGAGGACCGGGTGATGTCGGAGGATGGACGGGGGCGCGCTCCGGATTTGGCCGCCTGGTGGATGTCGGCGATGGGCCGGTTGAAGCCGGGCTGGACGGTGCAGAAGGCCGATGCGCACCTGCGCGCACTCTCTGCAGAGGTGATGCGGGCGTCGCTGCCGACGGGCTACCAGGCTGAACTGGCGAAGCGCTTCCTGGCGAATCGACTGACGGCGGTGGCGGCGGAGAAGGGCACGTCGGGACTGCGGGCCGAGTATGAACGCCCGTTGTGGCTGCTGATGGCGGCAACGGGGCTGGTGTTGTTGATTGCCTGCGCGAACCTGGCGAACCTGCTGCTGGCGCGGGCGACGGTGCGGGCGCAGGAGATCGCGGTGCGGCTGGCGATTGGGGCTTCGCGGTGGAGGCTGATCCGGCAACTGCTGGCGGAGAGCCTGCTGCTGGCCGTGTCGGGCGCGGTGCTGGGTGCCGGGCTGGCGTTGGGGCTGAGCCGCGGGCTGATTAGTTTCCTGAGCACAGCGGGCAATCCGGTGTTTGTGGATGTGGCGCTGGACTGGCAGGTGCTGTCGTTTGCGGCGATGCTGTCGCTGATCACGTGTGTGCTGTTTGGGCTGCTGCCGGCGTGGCGGGGGACGCGCCTGGCTCCGGCGTCGGCGATGCGCGGCGGAGGGGCTCGGGGGGCGACGGCGGGCCGGGAGCAGTTCGCGCTGCGCCGGGCACTGCTGGCGGCCCAGGTGGCGTTGTCGCTGGTGCTGCTGGTGGGGGCGCTGCTGTTTGTGCGAAGCCTGCACAATCTGATGACGGTCGATACGGGCTTCCAGTCGCAGGGGATCCTGGCGGTTTTCGTGGATTACAACCGGGCGCACTATCCGCTGGAGCGGCGGGCGTCGATTGCGAAGGAGTTGTCGAACCGGCTGGCGGGCGTGCCGGGGGTGCTGTCGGCGGCGCACGTGGACATGATTCCGTTGGGTGGAGGCACCTGGGACAACCTGGTGGGTGTCCAGAATGCGGCGGTGGCGGGGGGCGGGCGTACGGCCTTTTTCAACCGGGTGAGTCCGGGGTATTTCCGAACGCTGGGCACGCGGCTGGCGGCGGGCCGGGATTTCAACGAGCAAGACACGCTGACGGCGCCGAAGGTGGCGATTGTGAACGAGGTCTTCGCGAAGCGGCTGTTTGGCGGCGCGAATCCGGTGGGGCGGACCTTCCACATGGCCGCGGGTGCGGGTCAGGCGGAACCGGTGTTCGAGATCGTGGGGCTCGCGGCGAACACCAAGTACGAGTCGTTGAAAGAGGAGTTCCGGCCGATTGCGTACTTTCCGATCGCGCAGAATGCGCGGCCCGGCGGCAACGCCACGTTCCTGTTGCGGGTGACGGGGCCGGTGGGGCGCGTGATGGGCGCGGCGCAGGCGGCGGTGGTGTCGATGAATGCGGCGATGGGCGTCGAATGCCGGCCGCTGTCGAGGCAGTTGGAGGAGTCGCTGCTGCGCGAAAAGCTGCTGGCGATGCTTTCAGGGGCCTTCGGGTTCCTGGCGGCGCTGCTGGCGACGCTGGGCTTGTACGGAGTGATCGCCTACATGGTGGCCCGGCGGCGGAACGAGATCGGGGTGCGGATGGCGCTGGGCGCAAACCGGGTCCAGGTGATCCGGCTGGTGCTGCGAGAGGCGTTTGTGCTGCTGGGCATCGGGCTACCGATTGGACTTGTGCTTTCCATGTGGGCCGGGAAGGCGGCGGCCTCGTTGTTGTACGGGCTGCCGGCCCAGGATTATGTGTCGCTGGCGGCGGCGAGCCTGCTGCTGGGATTGATCGCATTTGTTGCGAGTTATGTGCCGGCGAGAAGGGCGGCGGCGCTGGATCCGGTGAGTACGTTGCGCGGGGAGTGA
- a CDS encoding peroxiredoxin, with translation MKLNWMIATFAAVLMSTAAYSAEIPQVGQPAPEFSLPSQEGSNVALKALRGKWVVLYFYPKDMTQGCTIEAHNFQRDLAKYEEKNAAILGVSVDSVDSHKEFCTKESLTFKLLADSGKKVTEEYGSLNQRGMASRNTFLIDPKGKIAKVWTGVSPAKHSEEVLAALGEMK, from the coding sequence ATGAAACTCAACTGGATGATTGCTACTTTTGCGGCCGTACTGATGAGCACTGCCGCTTATTCCGCGGAAATCCCGCAGGTGGGCCAGCCGGCTCCGGAGTTTTCGCTGCCTTCCCAGGAAGGCTCGAACGTCGCGCTGAAGGCGCTGCGCGGGAAATGGGTGGTGTTGTATTTCTACCCTAAGGACATGACTCAGGGGTGCACCATCGAGGCGCACAACTTCCAACGGGATCTCGCCAAATACGAAGAGAAGAATGCCGCGATTCTCGGCGTCAGCGTCGATTCCGTCGATAGCCACAAGGAGTTCTGCACGAAGGAGAGCTTGACGTTCAAGTTGTTGGCGGATTCGGGCAAGAAGGTCACTGAGGAGTATGGCTCGCTGAACCAGCGCGGGATGGCGTCGCGGAACACCTTTCTCATCGATCCGAAGGGCAAGATCGCCAAGGTTTGGACGGGGGTGAGCCCGGCGAAGCATAGCGAAGAGGTTTTGGCGGCCCTGGGGGAGATGAAGTAG
- a CDS encoding glycoside hydrolase family 43 protein codes for MPNGWWAALLLVAPLLAQTPVKTGLTFGEFYLHDPFILAHKATQTYYLYCGAGARQLGGQRAGVVTYKSKDMLHWDGPFKVFEVPDGLWADPAEGVWAPEVHLYKGKYYLMATLHNSKKLLPYADEEKLPIYNGKPAKPHLRGTQIFVADSPEGPFAPLGNSPAPPAELMTLDGTLYVEGGVPYMVYAHEWIQVLDGTMEAVPLKKDLSAQAGAPFLLFQASEAPWVSEQAKKAEKPRNYVTDGPCLYKTKKGKLLMLWSSYRDGLYVETVAYSTSGKLRGPWKQGEVLVGNDSGHGMLFESFDGKLMLVLHQPFRQARGKLFEMEDTGATVRIVKQIVR; via the coding sequence ATGCCAAATGGATGGTGGGCGGCGCTGCTGCTGGTGGCTCCGCTGCTGGCGCAGACGCCCGTGAAGACCGGGCTGACGTTCGGCGAGTTCTACCTGCACGACCCGTTCATTCTCGCCCACAAAGCGACCCAGACCTACTACCTGTACTGCGGCGCGGGCGCCCGGCAGTTGGGCGGTCAACGGGCCGGCGTCGTCACCTATAAGAGCAAAGACATGCTGCACTGGGACGGCCCCTTCAAGGTCTTCGAAGTGCCCGACGGGCTGTGGGCCGATCCGGCCGAGGGCGTTTGGGCTCCGGAGGTCCATCTGTACAAGGGCAAGTACTACCTGATGGCCACGCTGCACAACAGCAAGAAGCTGCTGCCTTATGCCGATGAGGAGAAGCTGCCCATCTATAACGGCAAGCCGGCGAAGCCGCACCTGCGCGGGACACAGATCTTCGTGGCGGACTCGCCGGAAGGCCCGTTCGCGCCGCTGGGCAACAGCCCGGCTCCTCCGGCGGAACTGATGACGCTGGATGGCACGCTGTATGTCGAGGGCGGAGTGCCGTACATGGTCTACGCACACGAGTGGATCCAGGTGCTGGACGGGACGATGGAAGCCGTGCCGCTGAAGAAGGACCTGTCGGCGCAGGCGGGGGCTCCGTTTCTACTGTTCCAGGCGTCGGAGGCTCCGTGGGTGAGCGAGCAGGCGAAGAAGGCGGAGAAGCCGCGGAACTATGTCACCGATGGCCCGTGCCTGTACAAGACCAAGAAAGGCAAGCTGCTGATGCTGTGGTCGAGCTACCGGGACGGACTGTATGTGGAGACGGTGGCGTATTCCACCAGCGGCAAGCTGCGCGGACCCTGGAAGCAGGGTGAGGTGCTGGTGGGCAACGACAGCGGGCACGGCATGCTGTTCGAGTCATTCGACGGGAAGCTGATGCTGGTGCTGCACCAGCCGTTCCGGCAGGCCCGGGGGAAGCTGTTCGAGATGGAAGATACCGGCGCCACGGTGCGAATCGTCAAACAGATCGTGCGGTGA
- a CDS encoding SanA/YdcF family protein: protein MALTFAAIALVWAVSAWWMVNRNAAGRTYNTAEAVPPRSVGLVLGCSRKLPDGRTNAFFTHRIQAAAQLYRAGKVSYLLVSGDKHGPAYDEPADMRDSLIRAGVPADRIYRDDAGFSTRESILRARWIYGQTRLTVVSQEFHNQRAIWFARQQGIDAIGFNAAEVTVFGSFGTRVREVLARSDLMLDFAGIRKPARPPGAMQTIPI, encoded by the coding sequence TTGGCTCTCACCTTCGCGGCCATCGCCCTCGTGTGGGCCGTCTCCGCCTGGTGGATGGTGAATCGCAACGCCGCGGGCCGCACTTACAACACCGCCGAAGCCGTTCCGCCGCGCAGTGTCGGCCTGGTTCTGGGCTGCTCCCGCAAACTCCCCGACGGCCGCACCAACGCCTTCTTCACCCACCGAATCCAGGCCGCCGCCCAGCTCTACCGCGCCGGCAAGGTGAGCTATCTCCTGGTGAGCGGCGACAAACACGGGCCCGCCTACGATGAGCCCGCCGACATGCGCGACAGCCTCATTCGCGCCGGAGTCCCGGCCGACCGCATCTATCGCGACGACGCCGGCTTCTCCACCCGCGAATCCATCCTCCGCGCCCGCTGGATCTACGGCCAGACCCGCCTCACGGTCGTCTCCCAGGAGTTCCACAACCAGCGCGCCATCTGGTTCGCCCGGCAGCAGGGCATCGACGCCATCGGCTTCAATGCCGCTGAAGTCACCGTCTTCGGCAGCTTCGGGACCCGAGTGCGCGAAGTCCTTGCCCGCTCCGACCTCATGCTCGACTTCGCCGGAATCCGCAAGCCGGCCCGGCCGCCAGGCGCGATGCAGACGATCCCCATTTAG
- a CDS encoding isocitrate lyase/PEP mutase family protein: MNDALKEKALRFQALHEGPGAFVIPNPWDAGSARLLAGLGFPALATSSAACAVGLGRRDGGITRDEALAHAASIAAATDLPVSADLENGFGDAPEEVAETIRRAAEAGVVGCTIEDTTKRAEAPLYEFSLAVERIAAAAEAARSLGFPFVLTARTHNLLFAEPRLEETLRRLQAFEAAGAEVLFAPGLPDLAAVRTVCSSLSKPFNFMVGIPGKSFSAEELAAAGVRRISLATSLWRAAMSALIETARGVRATGEFGFVDKVASTGEICRIMGI; this comes from the coding sequence ATGAACGATGCACTGAAGGAAAAGGCGCTGCGGTTCCAGGCCCTGCACGAGGGGCCGGGCGCGTTTGTGATTCCGAATCCGTGGGATGCCGGCTCGGCCCGGCTGCTGGCGGGCCTGGGCTTCCCTGCCCTGGCTACTTCGAGCGCGGCCTGCGCCGTGGGGCTGGGCCGGCGGGATGGCGGCATCACGCGCGATGAGGCGCTGGCGCATGCGGCGTCGATTGCGGCTGCGACAGACCTGCCGGTTTCGGCGGACCTGGAGAACGGGTTTGGCGACGCTCCGGAGGAGGTGGCGGAGACGATCCGGCGGGCGGCCGAGGCGGGCGTAGTGGGCTGCACGATTGAAGACACGACGAAGCGGGCGGAGGCTCCGTTGTATGAGTTTTCGCTGGCGGTGGAGCGGATTGCGGCGGCGGCCGAGGCGGCCCGCAGCCTGGGTTTTCCCTTCGTCCTGACGGCCCGGACGCACAACCTGTTGTTCGCGGAGCCGAGGCTGGAAGAGACGCTGCGACGTCTGCAGGCGTTTGAAGCGGCCGGGGCGGAGGTGTTGTTTGCTCCGGGGCTGCCGGACCTGGCGGCGGTGCGGACGGTGTGTTCATCGCTATCAAAGCCCTTCAACTTCATGGTGGGCATTCCCGGAAAGTCGTTCTCCGCCGAGGAGCTGGCGGCGGCGGGGGTGCGGCGCATCAGCCTGGCGACTTCGCTGTGGCGGGCGGCGATGTCGGCGTTGATCGAGACGGCGCGCGGGGTGCGAGCCACGGGAGAGTTCGGGTTTGTCGATAAGGTGGCGAGTACGGGCGAGATCTGCCGGATTATGGGGATTTGA